One window of the Zea mays cultivar B73 chromosome 3, Zm-B73-REFERENCE-NAM-5.0, whole genome shotgun sequence genome contains the following:
- the LOC103650338 gene encoding uncharacterized protein yields the protein MGAELTGSGAWITVMRYTPTSSPLASWSHQTTARPSASDSRREPRWTTATAHWNAPLPATTRTGSTTQLALGGCETGCRMDVWVLASTGQSRWQTRGPTLCRASRGEDCGSSTVLEANTDDGLGQRWRRSTTARRMREWGRNGSWIREGRLYAAEEMRPPRNSRNPLPNCCPDFPRAFW from the coding sequence ATGGGAGCAGAGTTGACCGGTAGCGGCGCTTGGATCACGGTGATGCGCTATACTCCGACGTCCAGTCCCCTTGCCTCGTGGTCGCACCAGACCACGGCTCGGCCGAGCGCTAGTGACTCGCGCCGCGAGCCCCGGTGGACGACGGCGACCGCGCACTGGAACGCTCCGCTCCCGGCAAccacccgcaccggcagcaccacccaACTTGCTCTCGGCGGCTGTGAGACCGGGTGCCGTATGGACGTATGGGTTCTGGCTTCTACTGGTCAATCGAGATGGCAGACCAGGGGGCCGACGCTTTGTAGGGCGAGCAGAGGCGAGGATTGTGGCAGTTCTACCGTGCTTGAGGCTAACACCGACGACGGACTGGGCCAACGCTGGCGCCGCTCTACGACTGCGAGGAGGATGAGAGAGTGGGGAAGGAACGGGAGCTGGATCCGCGAGGGGAGGCTTTATGCCGCTGAAGAGATGCGGCCGCCGCGGAACTCACGCAATCCACTGCCGAACTGCTGCCCGGATTTCCCCCGAGCTTTCTGGTGA
- the LOC103650339 gene encoding uncharacterized protein LOC103650339, with protein sequence MTTEFLRVKKFHQDEAARSRRLIELQPELSLGPVWPGLATGGGLAAKSSSIESHGSPRKKRKNYTAASWDWEVHQQPPASLDLQLNHPLPLDWEQCLDLQSGRMYYLNRKTLKKSWVRPREQSLNNVDLNISTAPDEDEPGKPAGTLFSGGNMVAVPCANCHLLVMLCMSSPSCPNCKFVQPLPPSVVPPAYPRLGAAVKPLETLSLLH encoded by the exons ATGACCACCGAGTTCCTCAGGGTGAAGAAGTTCCACCAGGACGAGGCCGCCCGGAGCCGGAGACTGATAGAGCTGCAGCCGGAGCTGTCGCTCGGCCCAGTGTGGCCGGGCTTGGCAACCGGTGGTGGCCTGGCAGCCAAGAGCTCCTCGATCGAGTCTCATGGAAGCCcccggaagaagaggaagaactATACGGCGGCCAGCTGGGACTGGGAGGTGCATCAGCAGCCGCCCGCGAGCCTGGATCTCCAGCTCAACCACCCCCTGCCTCTCGACTGGGAACAGTGCCTCGACCTCCAA TCTGGGAGGATGTATTACCTGAACAGGAAGACGCTGAAGAAGAGCTGGGTTCGACCCCGGGAGCAGAGCCTGAATAACGTGGACCTCAACATCTCCACAGCTCCCGACGAGGATGAGCCAGGGAAACCCGCTGGCACCTTGTTCTCTGGAGGCAACATGGTGGCCGTGCCGTGCGCCAACTGTCACCTCCTAGTCATGCTCTGCATGTCCTCCCCGTCCTGCCCCAACTGCAAGTTCGTGCAGCCGCTGCCACCTTCTGTTGTGCCGCCTGCCTATCCGAGGCTCGGTGCCGCCGTCAAGCCGCTGGAGACCCTCAGCCTTCTCCATTAG